In Rhodospirillum rubrum ATCC 11170, a genomic segment contains:
- the flhB gene encoding flagellar biosynthesis protein FlhB → MADDDKDSKTEDPSSRKLGKAREDGQVAQSQEVKSFLMLGGALFMVAVMGGWIADKVALRVRVFLEQPDTFHLDAVGLRDLLARLLLDIGLVLAMPIAMFIVLAILGGVGQFGLIFSAKKITPELQKISPLAGFKRLFSVRALVEGVKGIVKVVVVSAIVAALMLPRLRTPELFMDQDILVTLGQIHRLLVVLLISVVTIVGAIAAADFAFQKYKHIEELKMTKQEVKDEHKNAEGDPQIKSKIRQLRMRRARERMMARVPEASVVITNPTHFAVALKYDMDMMSAPVLVAKGQDFIALKIREVAEENEVPIVENPPLARALFAAVEIDHEIPPDHYKAVAEVIGYVMRLKKATKR, encoded by the coding sequence ATGGCCGACGACGACAAGGACTCCAAGACCGAGGACCCCAGTTCGCGCAAGCTTGGCAAAGCTCGCGAAGACGGTCAGGTCGCGCAGTCCCAGGAGGTCAAAAGCTTTCTGATGCTGGGCGGCGCCTTGTTCATGGTCGCCGTGATGGGCGGCTGGATCGCCGACAAGGTGGCGCTGCGGGTCCGCGTTTTTCTTGAGCAACCCGACACCTTCCATCTGGATGCCGTGGGCCTGCGCGATCTGCTGGCCCGGCTGCTGCTTGATATCGGGCTGGTGCTGGCGATGCCGATCGCCATGTTCATCGTGCTGGCGATTTTGGGGGGCGTTGGGCAGTTCGGCCTGATCTTTTCGGCCAAGAAGATAACCCCGGAATTGCAGAAGATCAGCCCGCTCGCCGGCTTCAAGCGGCTGTTTTCGGTGCGCGCCCTGGTCGAAGGCGTCAAGGGCATCGTCAAGGTGGTGGTGGTCAGCGCCATCGTCGCCGCCTTGATGCTGCCCCGGCTGCGCACGCCCGAGCTGTTCATGGACCAGGATATCCTGGTCACCCTGGGGCAAATCCACCGGCTTCTGGTGGTTTTGCTGATCTCGGTGGTCACCATCGTCGGCGCCATCGCCGCCGCCGATTTCGCCTTTCAGAAGTACAAGCACATCGAAGAACTGAAGATGACCAAGCAGGAGGTCAAGGACGAGCATAAGAACGCCGAAGGCGATCCGCAGATCAAAAGCAAGATCCGCCAGCTGCGCATGCGCCGCGCCCGCGAAAGGATGATGGCCCGCGTGCCCGAGGCCAGCGTTGTCATCACCAACCCGACCCACTTCGCCGTGGCCTTGAAATACGATATGGACATGATGTCGGCGCCGGTGCTGGTCGCCAAAGGCCAGGACTTCATCGCGCTCAAGATCCGCGAAGTCGCCGAGGAGAACGAGGTGCCCATCGTTGAAAACCCGCCGCTTGCCCGGGCCTTGTTCGCCGCCGTCGAGATCGATCATGAAATTCCCCCCGACCACTACAAGGCGGTGGCCGAGGTGATCGGCTATGTCATGCGCCTGAAGAAGGCGACGAAGAGATAG
- a CDS encoding hybrid sensor histidine kinase/response regulator, producing the protein MSDAVLIREPALWGLGAGLGGALAGGLWSALGELPVAGWVAAIGATIALGSLAALLRRFAQWGEAAARGGAAAALLDIEDGPRLLIGADGGARYANSQARTLWGGHPPLAHLRQRLHGDMMAADALGRLEEAARIGLREEVDLPLRDPEGYSGEPEWVRVMVAPGREPGSRLWSCRDVTARRAIDEVLLREREELADFLYFLPVGLYSADTDGRLRYANQVFAQWLGRDTDAMVGLDIDAVMEGPAPEPDGAWEGRLRFLPVDEPAFDAEVRQSTFDDAGQLRTRSVVVRLPAGEAAPTAGEGGWLRRRPWLFDGAPVGIVLTDPEGAITDCNASFLAMVGLEAADVFDRPLADLAARNDREDLRALVDKVVGGGTAQADIRLVRGEREVAVGVFLSPMTSLSGRPGDPPDGAVAHLIDTTEQKNLEQQFAQAQKMQAMGQLAGGVAHDFNNLLTAMIGFSDLLLQRHGIGDPSFADIMQIKQNANRAANLVRQLLAFSRRQPLRPRLLNVTDALSELSHLLRRLLGERVVLKLAHGREPVHIRVDPGQFDQVIINLAVNARDAMPGGGQLTISTRREAVETEMNQGTEAVPPGDYVVIDVVDTGTGITRENLGRLFEPFFTTKSEGTAGAGTGLGLSTVYGIVRQTEGFIFVESTLGEGATFTIYLPRHEPPVEVAGAGAGGAEGGVGPGDGAPGGGGEEGGEARDLTGKETILLVEDEDAVRVFGSRALRNKGYTVLEARSGEGALDVLEDGAEIDLLITDMVMPGMDGATLAGRVREARPDLKIILISGYSEDVIRGDIVNQPDTHFLPKPFSLKALAEKVREVLA; encoded by the coding sequence ATGAGTGACGCGGTGCTGATTCGCGAGCCGGCCCTGTGGGGGCTGGGGGCGGGCCTGGGCGGGGCGCTGGCGGGCGGCTTGTGGTCGGCCCTGGGCGAATTGCCGGTGGCCGGCTGGGTGGCGGCGATCGGTGCCACCATCGCCCTGGGATCGCTGGCCGCCCTGCTGCGCCGCTTCGCCCAATGGGGCGAGGCCGCCGCCCGCGGCGGGGCCGCCGCCGCCTTGCTTGATATCGAAGACGGCCCGCGCCTGCTGATCGGCGCCGATGGCGGGGCGCGCTACGCCAATTCCCAGGCCAGAACCCTGTGGGGCGGCCACCCGCCGCTGGCCCATCTGCGCCAGCGTCTGCATGGCGACATGATGGCCGCCGATGCCCTGGGGCGCTTGGAGGAGGCGGCGCGCATCGGTCTGCGCGAGGAGGTCGACCTGCCGTTGCGCGATCCCGAAGGCTATAGCGGCGAGCCCGAATGGGTGCGGGTGATGGTGGCGCCCGGCCGCGAACCGGGCAGTCGCTTGTGGTCGTGCCGCGATGTCACGGCGCGCCGCGCCATCGACGAGGTTTTGCTGCGTGAGCGCGAGGAACTGGCCGATTTCCTTTATTTCCTGCCCGTTGGCCTTTATTCGGCCGATACGGATGGCCGGTTGCGCTACGCCAATCAGGTTTTCGCCCAATGGCTGGGCCGCGATACCGACGCCATGGTCGGCCTGGATATCGACGCGGTGATGGAAGGCCCGGCCCCCGAACCCGATGGGGCCTGGGAGGGCCGCCTGCGCTTTCTTCCCGTCGACGAGCCGGCTTTTGACGCCGAGGTGCGCCAATCGACCTTTGATGACGCCGGCCAGCTACGCACCCGATCGGTGGTGGTGCGTCTGCCCGCCGGCGAGGCCGCGCCGACGGCGGGCGAGGGCGGCTGGCTGCGTCGGCGGCCCTGGCTGTTCGACGGCGCCCCGGTGGGGATCGTGCTGACCGACCCGGAAGGGGCGATCACCGATTGCAACGCCTCGTTCCTGGCGATGGTCGGGCTGGAGGCGGCCGATGTCTTTGACCGGCCGCTGGCCGATCTGGCGGCGCGCAACGACCGCGAGGACCTGCGGGCGCTGGTCGACAAGGTGGTGGGCGGCGGCACCGCCCAGGCCGATATCCGCCTGGTGCGCGGCGAACGCGAGGTGGCCGTCGGCGTGTTCTTGTCGCCGATGACCAGCCTGAGCGGCCGCCCCGGCGATCCGCCCGATGGCGCGGTCGCCCATCTGATCGACACCACCGAGCAAAAGAACCTGGAGCAGCAGTTCGCCCAGGCCCAGAAGATGCAGGCGATGGGCCAGCTCGCCGGGGGCGTCGCCCATGATTTCAACAATCTGCTGACGGCGATGATCGGCTTTTCCGATTTGCTGTTGCAACGCCACGGCATCGGCGATCCCAGTTTCGCCGATATCATGCAGATCAAGCAAAACGCCAATCGCGCCGCCAATCTGGTGCGCCAGCTTCTCGCCTTCTCGCGCCGCCAGCCCTTGCGGCCGCGCTTGCTCAATGTGACCGACGCGCTGTCGGAGCTGTCGCATCTGCTGCGCCGCCTGCTTGGCGAGAGGGTGGTCCTGAAGCTCGCCCACGGCCGCGAACCCGTCCATATCCGCGTCGATCCCGGCCAGTTCGATCAGGTCATCATCAATCTGGCGGTCAATGCCCGCGACGCCATGCCCGGCGGCGGGCAACTGACCATCTCGACCCGGCGCGAGGCGGTCGAGACCGAGATGAACCAGGGGACCGAGGCGGTGCCGCCCGGGGATTACGTGGTCATTGATGTCGTCGATACCGGCACCGGCATCACCCGCGAGAACCTTGGTCGGCTGTTCGAGCCGTTCTTCACCACCAAATCGGAAGGAACGGCGGGAGCGGGGACCGGGCTTGGGCTGTCAACCGTTTACGGCATCGTCCGCCAGACCGAGGGCTTCATCTTCGTCGAATCGACCCTGGGCGAGGGGGCGACCTTCACCATCTATCTGCCGCGCCACGAGCCGCCCGTCGAGGTCGCCGGAGCGGGCGCCGGCGGGGCCGAGGGCGGAGTGGGGCCGGGCGACGGCGCGCCGGGCGGGGGCGGCGAGGAAGGGGGCGAGGCCCGCGACCTGACGGGCAAGGAGACCATCTTGCTGGTCGAGGACGAGGACGCCGTGCGGGTGTTCGGATCGCGGGCCCTGCGCAACAAGGGCTATACGGTGCTCGAAGCCCGCTCGGGCGAAGGCGCGCTGGATGTGCTCGAGGACGGTGCCGAGATCGACCTGCTGATCACCGATATGGTGATGCCGGGCATGGATGGGGCCACCCTGGCCGGCCGGGTGCGCGAGGCGCGGCCCGATCTGAAGATCATCCTGATTTCGGGCTATTCCGAGGATGTCATTCGCGGCGATATCGTCAACCAGCCCGATACCCACTTCCTGCCCAAGCCGTTCAGCCTGAAAGCCCTGGCCGAAAAGGTCCGCGAGGTTCTGGCGTGA